From Candidatus Omnitrophota bacterium:
GATTTAGGTGTTCCGTTAGCGTTGGGGCTAGCGGCATTTGGTTCGGCAATCGGTTTAGGTATTGCTGTGGCTGCGGCTTTGGGAGGTATTAGCAGGCAGCCGGAAGCGAGCAATAAAATCATGATGAA
This genomic window contains:
- the atpE gene encoding ATP synthase F0 subunit C, whose amino-acid sequence is MDFKAALDLGVPLALGLAAFGSAIGLGIAVAAALGGISRQPEASNKIMMNMIIGCAFIEAITIYVLVFAFMYAGK